A single Leptospira paudalimensis DNA region contains:
- a CDS encoding glucan biosynthesis protein: MKKLNIYFAIIAILLCVVVIFKKNDLTFHALISLLAITPNSEVFDFNAADQIAKEKLKSKYVPTPVYKIPGLDGISFEDYRQIEYKPDVAIWKNLALPYQLHFFHPGHIYSNGIKIYEVIEGKPVEIPYDSSRFNFGNLPLTEDFFELSKKLQYTGFRVHYPINQKETLEEFLVFQGSSYFRALSKNQVYGLSGRGLAINTGPEGKEEFPIFESFYIKRPEKKDSSILIYAIMNSESVVGAYEFFVTPGEITTIDVRAKIYLRKKIKRLGLAPITSMFLYGESNIPILGNIHPEIHDSDGLLTYLGEDNWEWRPLINPKKTKLTNIELNHPKGFGLIQRDRKFKSYQDEKLQYHRRPSLWVEPKGDWGKGDLYLLEFTTNLDSDDNVTIFWEPNIPPNLNEGYEYQYKLSYTEKSPDSHRLGKSSSYYKGTDPLFPKEKMLTLYFTGDNLKALDPKTELKAIIKNDMIPKDQIRYKIEKIRELDQWRLQIWHTSPIEVSTWNVYLEKENQKITETWIYRDGISK; this comes from the coding sequence ATGAAGAAATTAAACATATACTTTGCCATCATTGCCATTTTGTTATGTGTTGTCGTTATCTTCAAAAAAAATGATCTTACCTTTCATGCACTCATCTCTCTCTTAGCTATCACCCCCAATTCGGAAGTTTTTGACTTCAACGCTGCCGACCAAATTGCAAAGGAGAAATTGAAATCAAAATATGTTCCAACCCCTGTGTACAAAATTCCAGGACTCGATGGAATCAGTTTTGAAGATTACAGACAAATCGAATACAAACCTGATGTTGCGATTTGGAAAAATTTAGCACTGCCCTACCAATTGCATTTTTTCCACCCAGGCCATATCTATAGCAATGGAATCAAAATTTATGAAGTGATCGAAGGAAAACCAGTGGAGATTCCTTATGATTCGTCTCGCTTTAACTTTGGGAACCTTCCCCTCACCGAAGATTTTTTTGAGTTAAGTAAAAAACTCCAATACACTGGCTTTCGAGTTCATTATCCCATTAACCAAAAGGAAACCTTAGAAGAATTTTTAGTTTTCCAAGGTTCTTCCTATTTCCGTGCCTTATCCAAAAACCAAGTGTATGGTTTATCGGGAAGAGGACTTGCGATTAACACTGGCCCTGAAGGGAAAGAAGAGTTCCCTATCTTTGAAAGTTTTTATATCAAACGCCCTGAGAAAAAAGATTCCTCCATTTTGATTTATGCCATTATGAATAGTGAATCCGTCGTGGGTGCCTATGAATTTTTTGTCACACCAGGTGAAATCACAACCATTGATGTGCGTGCTAAAATTTACCTACGTAAAAAAATCAAAAGGCTTGGACTTGCTCCCATCACATCCATGTTTCTCTATGGAGAATCCAATATCCCCATCCTTGGAAACATCCACCCAGAGATCCATGACTCGGATGGACTTCTCACGTATCTTGGAGAAGACAACTGGGAATGGAGACCACTCATCAATCCTAAAAAAACCAAACTAACAAATATAGAGCTCAACCACCCGAAAGGGTTTGGACTCATCCAACGAGATCGAAAATTCAAAAGTTACCAAGATGAAAAATTGCAGTACCACCGAAGACCAAGCCTTTGGGTAGAACCAAAAGGTGATTGGGGCAAAGGGGACTTATACCTATTGGAATTTACAACCAATCTGGATTCGGATGACAACGTAACTATTTTTTGGGAACCAAACATCCCTCCCAATTTGAATGAAGGATACGAATACCAGTATAAATTGAGTTATACGGAAAAATCTCCAGACTCACACCGTCTGGGAAAGTCATCATCCTATTACAAAGGGACTGACCCTCTCTTTCCAAAAGAAAAGATGTTAACACTTTATTTTACTGGTGATAATCTAAAAGCACTAGATCCAAAAACAGAGCTCAAAGCCATCATCAAAAATGACATGATCCCAAAAGATCAAATTCGTTATAAGATCGAAAAGATCCGTGAACTTGACCAGTGGAGATTACAAATTTGGCATACATCGCCAATTGAAGTTTCCACTTGGAATGTCTATTTGGAGAAAGAAAATCAAAAAATC